One window of the Nothobranchius furzeri strain GRZ-AD chromosome 3, NfurGRZ-RIMD1, whole genome shotgun sequence genome contains the following:
- the apcdd1l gene encoding protein APCDD1-like yields MTCVEAGNMSNRHTSHLLRGVWLIWQAVIVVGTGSKVWEVPTGPFTSSSNWSESLRWEGCQYHHLEDKVRTTADIPPRLDGTWVSTRCEVRPGPEFLTRSYTFHPNRHFQALQHFYADSSCEHPAYSLKIKGKIRLTKASWITRGGAEAEHHLSKVGIVVHSAAAKQKLASRLPSACVGLSLSRAVPGKPYELFNTRSGRACLEGLGFSMMEMSLVRVETQHHSQRGKVQELFLGDVHTDWTLRPQHRPTGYQQPLQNAMHHIHPCSVCTLVYRSSDQRPPVLPRGPAVPLSLAGRWVSQHCETRPNILFLTRDFTFDPSQHAWEGVYRHYSDSACSQPTFTLTALGHYAQGNPSSKLPGASEFVFKVTQVRVTAMDESTVKLLNGTRRGKCGLARGWEVGVERDLTPTGGCTVLGIKLPHKEYELFKVEVDDRKHLLLFTGERPTDGSSPDRPQQRATSFQAPMVLCSGGETQPLYSTLNIKKVQLASGAERVVQVVLLVFVSALCSWPVLTNLTCF; encoded by the exons ATGACGTGTGTGGAAGCAGGAAACATGTCAAACAGACATACCAGTCACCTGCTGAGGGGAGTCTGGTTGATCTGGCAAG CTGTAATTGTAGTTGGAACGGGGAGTAAAGTTTGGGAGGTGCCCACAGGTCCTTTCACATCCTCCTCCAATTGGAGCGAGAGCCTGCGTTGGGAGGGCTGTCAGTACCATCACCTGGAGGACAAAGTGAGAACCACAGCTGACATCCCCCCCAGACTGGATGGCACATGGGTGTCAACGAG ATGCGAGGTTCGGCCCGGTCCAGAGTTCCTCACCCGCTCTTACACCTTCCACCCTAACCGTCACTTCCAGGCTCTGCAGCACTTCTATGCCGACAGCAGCTGTGAACATCCGGCCTACTCCCTGAAGATCAAGGGCAAGATCCGTTTAACCAAGGCCTCTTGGATCACCCGAGGGGGCGCAGAGGCTGAACACCACCTCAGTAAAGTGGGGATTGTGGTCCACAGTGCAGCAGCCAAGCAGAAGCTGGCCTCCAGGCTGCCGTCAGCCTGCGTGGGTCTGAGTCTGAGCCGTGCCGTGCCGGGGAAGCCATACGAGCTCTTCAACACCCGCTCAGGGAGGGCGTGCCTCGAGGGCTTGGGCTTCTCCATGATGGAGATGAGTCTGGTACGGGTGGAGACGCAGCACCACAGCCAACGAGGGAAGGTCCAGGAGCTGTTCCTGGGGGACGTCCACACTGACTGGACCCTGAGACCTCAGCACAGACCCACAGGGTACCAGCAGCCTTTGCAGAATGCCATG CACCACATCCATCCCTGCTCTGTGTGCACTCTGGTGTACCGCTCCTCGGACCAGCGCCCCCCTGTGTTGCCCCGTGGTCCCGCAGTTCCTCTGTCTCTGGCCGGTCGCTGGGTCAGCCAGCACTGTGAAACCCGTCCCAACATCCTCTTCCTCACCCGAGACTTCACCTTCGACCCCAGCCAGCatgcctgggaaggtgtttaccgGCACTACTCCGACTCGGCCTGCTCACAGCCCACATTCACCCTGACAGCTTTGGGCCACTATGCTCAGGGTAACCCCTCCTCCAAACTCCCAGGAGCTTCTGAGTTTGTCTTCAAGGTGACTCAGGTGAGGGTCACGGCTATGGACGAGTCCACTGTCAAGCTGCTGAATGGGACAAGGCGAGGCAAGTGTGGACTGGCAAGAGGATGGGAGGTCGGGGTGGAAAGAGACTTGACCCCTACGGGTGGGTGCACCGTGCTGGGCATCAAGCTTCCTCACAAGGAATACGAGCTCTTCAAGGTGGAGGTCGATGACAGGAAACACCTCCTGTTGTTCACTGGAGAGAGGCCGACCGACGGCTCCAGTCCTGACCGACCACAGCAGAGGGCCACCTCCTTCCAGGCCCCTATGGTGCTTTGCAGCGGGGGTGAAACACAGCCCTTATACTCAACTTTAAACATCAAAAAAGTTCAGTTGGCCAGTGGGGCAGAGAGGGTGGTGCAGGTGGTGTTACTGGTGTTTGTATCTGCACTGTGCAGCTGGCCGGTGCTCACTAACTTAACCTGTTTTTAG